AGCAGGCGACGATGGCCCCACCCTCGACGTCGTAGGCGGAATCACCTCCTCCACCCTCTCCCCCCTCCGAGGCGGCCTCGCCATGGCCATCGCCATGGTCAAGTGGGGCCACCACCGCCCCGGCAACAAGCTCTACGCCACCGAACTCGGCCAGCCCGTCGAAGCCCTCGCCGGACCCCCAGGCGTCGAGAGCCTCCGACCCACCCACAACGACTGAATCAACGTCACATCACTTTTTTCCAAGCTCGGGAATGAATATCTGTTGCAACAGGTTTTGTCTCCGAAGCCAGCAAGAACCACTGGCCCGAAAACAAACACCCCCCCAACAGGAGACATCACCATGGGATACGACGTCAAGAACAGCACGGCCTTCGTCACAGGCGCCAATCGCGGCATCGGCAAGGCCATCGTCGAGAGCCTCATCGCCCACGGCGCCAGCAAGGTCTACGCCGCCGTCCGAGACCCTGCCTCAGCCAAAGACCTCGTCGATGCCCACGACGGCAAAGTCGTCGCCATCGAAACCGACCTGAGCAAACCCGAGACGATCACAGCCGCAGCCAAGGCCGCCGCGGACGTGACCCTCGTCATCAACAACGCCGGCGTCCTCCGCGTCTCCGACCCCCTCGACCCCAAAGCCGAAGAAAACTTCCAATTCGAGTTCGATGTCAATGTCCTCGGACTCATCCGAGTCGCTCAGGCCTTCGCACCAACCCTCAAAGCCAACGCCGGAGGGGCCTTCGTTCAACTCAACTCCGTCGCCTCCGTCAAGAACTTCGCCGCCTTCTCCACCTACTCCGCCTCCAAAGCCGCTTCCTACTCCATCACCCAGGGCCTCCGCGACACCCTCGCCGAACAAAACACCCACGTCCTCAGCGTCCATCCCGGCCCCATCGCCACCGACATGGCCGAAACAGCCGGCCTCCCCGATGGTGACCCGCCCAGCGTTGTCGCCGAAGGCATCGTCGCCGCCCTCAAAGCTGGCGATTTCCACCTCTTCCCCGACACCATGGCAAAACAGATTTTCGACGCCTACCGTAGCTTCGCTCAAAACGTCGTCGAAGCCCAGATGACCGAGGCCTGACCCACCCCTGATAACCCAGTCCCTTCTCCTCGGCCCGCGAATCCCCACAAGGAATCGCGGGCCTTGTCGTTACCGCCCCTCGAGCAGCCGCTGACCCAGAAAATCATGCAGCTCCGGGACCGCATCGATCTTCGCCGCCACAGCATTCACGTCATATTCCAGCCGGTGGAACGACACCTTGTCACCCTCCAGAATCGCATACGACGCCCGCGGATCACGATCCCGCGGCTGGCCCACCGAACCCGGGTTGATGATGCACTTCTCGTCATCCGAAAACGTGTAGGCCCCGCCAAGGTCCGAAGGCGGATAAAAATCCGGCTCATCCGTAAACACCCCCGGCACATGTGTGTGACCCACAAAACACCGCCGCTCGATCCGATCAAAAATCTGCTGAACCTTCTGCGGGCTCGTGATCACGTCGTCCGGAAAAATGTACTCATTAATCGGCCGCCGGGGCGACGCATGAACGCACAACGCCCCCTCATACTCCTGTCGAATGCTCAGATTCCCCAGAAACTCCCACCGCGCACGACGCAGGCCCGCATCCGGCTCGCTCTCAAGCTGCTGACGCGTCCAGAACGCCGCCGCCTCCGCCGTCGCATTAAAACCCGTCGGCTCATACAACGCCGCAAAATCGTGGTTCCCCATCAACGCCCACAAGCACCGCTCCTTCACCACGTCCAGGCACTCACGCGGATTCGGGCCATACCCAATGATGTCCCCCAGGCAGACAATCGTCTCGATCCCCTTGCCGTCGATGTCCGCAAGCACCGCCTGCAAAGCGTCGAGGTTGCCGTGAATATCCGATATCAACGCCGTCGCCATGAAGATGCGCCCTGTGAAAGGGGGTCCCTCTCTCGAATCGTCCAGAGAGTCTGAGCATTTCCCCGCCAGACGCAAGTACTACGCCAGCGGGCACCTACCCGTTATAGTCGGTTGTTATGGCAAGCGGAGTACAGGTTCCGGGCCGATTCGGCCCTCGCGATGGCACACGATGCCTCATCGTCCGCCCATCTGCCCTGGGCGATGTCGCCCGCACCGTCCCCGCCCTTGTCGCCCTCAAGGCCGCCTTCCCACAGACCACCATCGACTGGCTCGTCCACCCCGCCTACGCCGACGCCGTCCGCTGCCACCCCGCCCTCGACGCCACCATCCCCTTCGACCGCGACGGACTCTCCGGCTTCGGCTACCGCTGGAGCGCCACCAAAGCCGGCTTCGCCCTCATCCGACAGCTCCGCAACAACCGCTACGAACGCGTCTACGACCTCCAGGGACTCGCCCGCAGCGCCCTGTTCACCTACTTCTCCGGCTCACCCCACCGCGTCGGCTTCGCCAACGCCCGCGAAGGCGCCTCATGGGCCTACAACCACAAACACCAGGTGAACGAGGTCCATACTGTCGACGAGATGATGGGCCTCCTCCGCGCCGATGGCGTCCCCATCCCCCCGGACCCCGACCTCAGGCTCTACACCCCACCCGAAGACCTCGCCTGGGCCCAACGCTATCTCGACAGCCGCTACATCGACCCCGCTGAGGGCTACACCTGCATCGCACCCACCGCCAAATGGCGTTGCAAGTGCTGGCCCCTCGACGGCTGGGCCAAGGTCATCACCCGCGTCATCGGCGACCGACACCTGGGCGGGAAAATCCTCGTCCTCGCCGCACCCCACGAAACCGAGTACCTCGCACCCCTCCGCAAAGCCCTCGACGACGATGTCGAAGTCTCCAAACGCGTTTTCTTCCCCGAAACCACCACCGTCGGACGCCTCATGGGCCTCATCGCCCGCTCCCAGGCCGTCATCAGCAACGACTCCGCCGCCCTCCACCTCGCCGTCGGACTCCTCCGACCCGTTGTCGGCATCTACGGCCCCACCGACCCCCGCACCGTCGGACCCTATGGCCGCCACATGGCCGCCATCCAGCCCAAAGAGGCCGCCCGACCCAGCTTCGTCTTCGACTACCGCAAACACCGCGATGACCAGTCCCTCATCGCTCAGGTCCCCGCCGCCGCCGTCCTCGAAACCCTCCTCCGCGTTTCGGGAACCTCCCCCGACCTCCAGGCGTCTGTAGCTGGGTAGCCAGACACCATCTCCGCTCCCGAAAGGACTGTCCCGTGACGGGTAAACGCATCGTCGAAATCGTCGTCGTCCTCCTCATCATCGCCCTCCTCGTCGCCATCCTCACCCCCGCCCTCGGGGCAGCGCGAAGCACCACACAGACCGACCCCTACACCGAATATCTCGGCACAGCCAGCCAGGACCGCTATTTTGACCCCAACGCCGTCGGTCGCTGGGAAAGGCCACCCGGATCACTCAGCGTCGAAAAGGATCAATCCGCCGGATTCGCCGAGAGCCAGGAAAGCGTGATGGGTCGCCGGATGGCAGTGTCGAATACCGGTGCCATGGCTGGAGGCGTCATGTTCGCCCAGGCCTCCGCCCCCCCCGAAGCCGCCGACCTCGAAGCCTCTTCCGAACAGAATGTGGGGGAGGGCGACCCCCGCGAGATCATCTACACCGCATCCCTCAACCTCGCCGTCGAAAACCTCGCCTCCACCCTCGACTACATCCGCGCCTACGCCAAAGCCCAGGGCGGGCACATGGAGCAGCAGACCTCCAACATGATTCGCATCCGCGTCCCCGCCGCGACGTTCGACGAGGTCCTCGAAAAACTCGCTGGCATCGGCGAACTCCGCGACAAGAACATCGGCGCCCGGGACGTCACCTCACAGGTCCGCGACATCGAGATCGAACTCAAGACCGCCACCACCTCCCGCGACCGCCTGCTCACCCTCCTCGAACGCGCCGAACGCACCGAAGACGTCATCCAGATCGAACGCGAACTCCGCCGGCTCAACACCCAGATCGACCAGGTCCAGGGACGACTGCGCTACTTCAAAGACCAGGTCTCGATGTCCACCATCACCGTCGTCCTCAACGCCAAAGTCCCCCAGCAGCCAACCGACCCCGCCATGCCCTTCGTCTGGATCGACCAGCTCGCCTTCGAACTCATCAACCCCTCCCGCACCCCGCCCAGCACACCCGACCTCGGCGACGGCGTCCGCATCGAACTACCCAACGGCTTCGTCCGCCACTACCAGGAGGACTACGTCACCATGGCCCTCTCCTCCGATGGCGTCGGCCTCAAGATCATTCGCCACACCAACTACGACGAGGCTGACCTCGACTTCTGGCTCGGCCTCGTGCGCACAACACTGATCGATCAGATGGCAATCCCGGTCGGTGAACCCGTTTTGGACAAGCTTGACGGTCGTTGGTGGGGCAAAAGCAGCACGGAAATAGCCACTTTAGAGGGCCCCAAGACCGTGGGCGCACAGCCGCACCGCTACCTCATCGGCCTCGTCGCCACCGACCGCTACGTCTACACCGCCGAAGCCTGGGGCCCCGACCAGGCCCTCGCCAACCACCGCGACGCCATCACCCAAGCCATGATGACCCTTCGCGTCCGCTGAGTACCCCCGCAAGTCCTGCGATTGGAACGCTTTATGAGAATCATCGCCGGTATCGACGAAGCGGGCTACGGCCCCCTCCTCGGCCCCCTCACCATCGCCCGCGCCGTCATCGCCCTCCCCGACACCGACCAGGACCCCTGGAAACTCCTAAGCAAAGCCGTCGCCCGCACCCTCTCGGGCCGAAAATCCCGCCTCGTCGTCAACGATTCCAAAAAACTCGGGGTGCGCACAGCCGGACTCCAGCACATCGAGACCAGTTGCCTCGCCTTCGCCCACGCCGCGGGCCTCGACACCACCGACGCGGGCACCCTCTTCGACGCCCTGGGCGAATCCACCCACCGCCACCTCGACCACCTCCCCTGGTACAGCCCCACCACCCGCTGGCCCTGGCAGCCCCTGCCCACCGCCCTCACCGCTGGCGAAGTCTCGATCGCCCGCTCCATGCTCAACACCACCATGGCCGCAGCAGAAGTCTCCGTCCGCTCCCTAGGCGTCAGCCTCGTCTTCGAAGACGCCTTCAACGACCTGGTCAGCAAGACCAACTCCAAGGCCTCCGCCAGCTTCACCTACGTCGCCCGCCACCTCCTCGCCATCTGGCGCGACTTCGGCGGTCACCACCCCCTCGTCGTCATCGACCGCCAGTCCGGCCGAACCCACTACCGCGAGCTGCTCAGCCTCCTCCTGCCCGAAGCCTCCTTCCGCGTCCTCGAAGAAGGACCCGACCGCTCCGCCTACGAGGTCCGCGAGGGCGACCGCTTCATGACCGTGAGCTTCGAGACCAAAGCCGATGGCACCCACTTCCCCGTCGCGCTCGCCTCCATGATGGCCAAATACAGCCGCGAACTCATGATGCAGCGCCTCAACAGCTGGTTCGCCAATCGCCTCCCCGACCTCCGACCCACCGCCGGCTACGCCCTCGACGGCCGCCGATTCGTCGAAGAGATCGCCCCGCACCTGCCCGAGTGGGGTGTTCACCGCTCAAACCTCTGCCGAATGGCCTGAGGATCGGTTGGAATCGGCCCTGATCCGATCTATACTGCTGGGCTCGACGCCCCGTTCGTCTAGTGGCCTAGGACACTGCCCTCTCACGGCGGCGACATGGGTTCAAATCCCATACGGGGTACTCCCATGGCGGCCTCCCGGCCGCCTTTTTCATGCCTAAACGCCTCCAACCAGCCTCGTAAACCATCAGAGAAAGCCAGCCCACCATGAGCTCCTGGAACGAACTAAGCGACCCAGCCAAGGCACAACTCGAATCGATCGCCGCTGAGCTGGGACTCCATCAGGCCCCCGCCGTGTTCTGGTCGCTCGCTCGGGTGCCCAGCCTTCTGGCCGATCACTGGGCCAACCTCAGGAGCACCCTCATCGATGACGGTCCTCTTGAGGCGAAAGCTCGTGCCTCCGTGGCGTGGGCGGTGTCCTCAATGGCCCCGGACCCCGACCTCGACGCGTTCCTCAGCGAGCGATTCCAAAGCACACTGACCGAAACCGAGCGCGCCGAAGCCGCCGCGGTCGCATCGATCTGCACGACCTACAACACGCTGTTTAAGTTCCGCCACATGGTCGAGGATGAGGACTTCGGCAAGCTCCGCGCGGGCCTGCGGGTCAAAACCTTCAAGGAAACCTCGCTCGAACCCGCGACGGTGGAGTTGATCAGCGTCGCCGTCTCCGCGATCAATGCCTGCCAGCTCTGTGTCGGTTCTCACACCAAGAAAGCCCGTGATCTGGGCCTGAGCCCCGAGCAGATCGATCACGCGGTGAAGATCGCCGCTGTTGTCGGCAGCCTCGCCCAGTTCGCTCGGGCCTCCGCGTCGGTCGATCCGGTAGATTGACACTATGAGATACGCCCTGATTATCGCGGGCGGGTCCGGTACCCGGCTCTGGCCGATGTCGACCCGCGATCTGCCCAAGCAGCTTATCCCTTTGTTCAACGGCAAGTCCCTGCTGGAACTCGCGGTCGAGCGTCTACTCGGTCTGGTCGATGCCGACAAGCTCTACGTCTGCGCGGGCGAGAGCATGAAGGACGTGATGCTCCAGAAGATCCCGTCGCTCTCGGCGGATCGCTTCATCGCCGAACCCATGGGCCGCGACACCCTTAACGCCGTGGCACTGAGCTGCGCGGTCCTGCAGAAGATCGACCCCGATGCGACGGTCGGCGTGTTCACCGCAGATCAGCTCATCGAGCCTGCGGACACGTTCTGCAAGGTCGTCTCCTCGGGGTACGACGTCGCCGAGTCATCGGATGACCTGCTGGTGACCTTCGGCGTCGAGCCCACGCACCCCGCCACCGGGTACGGCTACCTCGAACTCGCCAAAGATCTTCTCGGACACGAGCAGGCGAAGCTCGTGGGCACCTTCAAGGAGAAGCCAGACTTAGCGACCGCTGAGCGGTACGTCAGTCAGGGCCCCGATCGCTTCCTGTGGAACAGCGGGATGTTCGTCTGGCAGGCCAAGACGCTTCTCCGCGCGGTTGAGCAGTTCGCTCCCGAGAACCACGGTCCGATCATGGACCTCGCGTCTGCCTGGGGCACCAGCCAATGGTCGAGTCGGGCCACGGAGATCTATCCAAATCTCAAGAAGATCAGCATCGATTTCGCGGTGATGGAGCCGGCGTCGGAGTCGAGCGAGTTTCGTGTTGCGGCGCTGCCGCTGCCGATCCGCTGGCTCGATGTCGGGAGCTGGCCGAGCTATCAGGGCACGCTGACGCCCGATGGCGAGGGCAACGCGACCTCCGGCTGCAAGCAGACACTGCTGGACTGCCGGAACACGCTCGTGGCCTCGGATGATCCCGACCACTTGGTGGCGGCGATCGGTCTTGAGGATGTCATCATCATCAGGACTGACAAGGCGACGCTCGTTTGCCGAGCCGAGGACGCGGAGCGGATCAAACAGCTCCACGCGGCCATCGGCGACGCGCACGGCGACGACTACCTCTAGCCATGCGTTATCTCGCCATCGATCCTGGCGCCCGACGCACCGGTCTGGCGGTCGGTGATGACGAGACCGGGATCGCGAGCCCGCTGGAGGTGATCGATACCGCCAGCGAAGTCGAGCGGATGCGTCGAGTTCACTCGGCGATTGCCAGCGAAGAGCCGGACGCGCTGGTGCTTGGGCTTCCGTTCAACATGGATGGCAGCGAGGGGCCTGCGGCCAAGCGGGCACGAGCATACGCCGAGGTCCTGAGTAAAGCGACGGGACTGCACGTGCACCTTGCCGATGAGCGGCTGACTTCTGCGGTCGCTGATGAACAGATGGCGCGAACCGGGTTAACACACAAGCAGAAGAAGCAGCTTCGTGATGCGTTGGCTGCTGCGGCGCTTCTCCGATCATTCCTCGCTGAGCGGCTTGGTGACTGATGCAGCGGACTCAGAAGACGATGACGTAGAGCAGCAGCACCAGAGCGGTGAAGACATTGAGCAGCCCGATGTAGCCCAGAGTCTGGCGGACCTCGGTGGGCAAAGCCATGAGCGGGCGGCTGATCAGGACGCAGAAGCGCCAGGTCATGTCCCGGAATGCGTCAAGACGATTCCGGGTGGGCCGATCAACAGATGCATCGCGTGACAGAGCCCGCTGGGGCGGGGTGCGTTTGGCGTCTTCATCGAGTTCGGCGGCGACCGCATTGCTGCCTGAGTCATCCTCCATCGCGGCGAGGGCTGCGGCTTCTTCTGCGGCCTGGCTCTTGCCGATGACGCCCAGCTCGTTTGTGGTGGCCTGCTCGACGGTCTCAAAGTCGCCTTCAGGAGCGTCATCATCCTGCTCGACATCAGCTTCTGTGCTGCTTGAAACCTCTCGTGGCGTGGATGCTGTTGGCGGGGCTTTGGTGACCTGCTCGACGGACTGGAAGTCGCCTTCGGGGGTGTCGTCTTCTGAGGTTGTATCGGCTGGATAGTCATCCTTGGCGGGGGGGGCAACCCTTGTGACGGGGCGAGCATCTGATGCCTGCTCGATCGCTTCGGCGAGGCTCACGTCGTCGCCTGCGTCGGCGTCCTCGGCGTGATCGAACTCGCCCTGAAGCTCGGCTTCGACCTGCTCGGCGAGCGCGGCGTCGAGGTCTTCCAGTGCAGCGACCTCGTCGGGCACCACGCCTTCGGGCTCCTGCTCCGGGTCTTGGCTCTCGGAAGCCTCGTTGGCGGGAGATGGTTCCTGCAACTCACCGATCAGGTCTTTGAGTTGGCTGTCCAGGTCGCCAGATGAAGGGGTGCTTGCGTCTTCGGTGACCTCTGTGGCTGGCGGGGCTTGGTTGTCCATCTCGGCAACGGACTTGATGTCTTCCGATTCGTCGAGGAGGCCATCGATCGCGCTGGTGACCTCATCGGAGCCCTTGATGGCCTCGGGTTGCTGCGCCTCGGCATCGGGGCTGGCGGGCGATGCGGCCGGAGTCTCCTGCTTTGTTTCGTCGTCGATCTCGTCGAGGACAGATTCGAGGTCGGCGACCCAGGAAGGCTGTGCCTCCGCCTCAGTCTCGGCCTCCAACTTCGCCTCGGTTTGGGGGTCCGGATCGGAGGCGACCGCTTCTTCGGGCGGTGGCGATTCCGTTATCCCCGCAGCGTCGTCAGGGTTGGCGTTGTCCGCTTCGCGTTCGGCTTGTTCAGCCTGGTCGATGTGCTGCCCAACGGCCTCATCGACGAGGTCCTGAGTCGATGTGGGGGGGTCTGTGGTCTCGCTTGGTGGCGCGGCTTGCTCTGCGGCCTGAGGTTCTGCTGGTTCCGGTTCGGGCGAGGCGGGCTTGGGGCGAGGGCGATCGGGGAGCGTGCCCGGGGCGGCCAGCTCGATCCGATCCAGCAACTCTTCGAGCTGTCGATCCAGCTCGAAGGGATCGGGGGCGTTGGTGTTGCTGGAGGTCGCGGGTTGTGCCAAGTGCTGGCGCTCCCTGGGGCTGGGTGCTGCCGATCCTTCGGCGGCGAAACTCGCTGCTTGCGGCCGGGCCCGTGATCGTCCATGCTCGGGCCACAACAGGGCGGACACAGGGTCCGTCCCGTCTCCTGTCGATCGACCCCTCTTGGTAGGGGCCTGCAGTGGCCAATGACGAGGTCCGAGAGCAACGCCCCTCATCGGCCGCAGACGCGGATCGGTCTTACCCACGATTCTACGCTCAAGCCCTGCCCGCCTCGAACATCGATCAGGATGTTTTGCTCGATCTGGACCCGGAGGAAGCCCGACACGCTACACGGGCTCTGCGGCTGGAACACGACTCACCCATCGAACTCATCGATGGATCGGGCCGGATCGCCCGTGGGAGGCTGCAATTGGCGGGGAAGAAGGCCGTTTCAGTGGCGATTGAGGCGGTTGTTGTCGCTCCAGCCCCCCGCCCGCTGATCACGATCGCATCGGCGATCCCGA
This Phycisphaeraceae bacterium DNA region includes the following protein-coding sequences:
- a CDS encoding glycosyltransferase family 9 protein; this encodes MASGVQVPGRFGPRDGTRCLIVRPSALGDVARTVPALVALKAAFPQTTIDWLVHPAYADAVRCHPALDATIPFDRDGLSGFGYRWSATKAGFALIRQLRNNRYERVYDLQGLARSALFTYFSGSPHRVGFANAREGASWAYNHKHQVNEVHTVDEMMGLLRADGVPIPPDPDLRLYTPPEDLAWAQRYLDSRYIDPAEGYTCIAPTAKWRCKCWPLDGWAKVITRVIGDRHLGGKILVLAAPHETEYLAPLRKALDDDVEVSKRVFFPETTTVGRLMGLIARSQAVISNDSAALHLAVGLLRPVVGIYGPTDPRTVGPYGRHMAAIQPKEAARPSFVFDYRKHRDDQSLIAQVPAAAVLETLLRVSGTSPDLQASVAG
- a CDS encoding mannose-1-phosphate guanylyltransferase; its protein translation is MRYALIIAGGSGTRLWPMSTRDLPKQLIPLFNGKSLLELAVERLLGLVDADKLYVCAGESMKDVMLQKIPSLSADRFIAEPMGRDTLNAVALSCAVLQKIDPDATVGVFTADQLIEPADTFCKVVSSGYDVAESSDDLLVTFGVEPTHPATGYGYLELAKDLLGHEQAKLVGTFKEKPDLATAERYVSQGPDRFLWNSGMFVWQAKTLLRAVEQFAPENHGPIMDLASAWGTSQWSSRATEIYPNLKKISIDFAVMEPASESSEFRVAALPLPIRWLDVGSWPSYQGTLTPDGEGNATSGCKQTLLDCRNTLVASDDPDHLVAAIGLEDVIIIRTDKATLVCRAEDAERIKQLHAAIGDAHGDDYL
- a CDS encoding DUF4349 domain-containing protein: MTGKRIVEIVVVLLIIALLVAILTPALGAARSTTQTDPYTEYLGTASQDRYFDPNAVGRWERPPGSLSVEKDQSAGFAESQESVMGRRMAVSNTGAMAGGVMFAQASAPPEAADLEASSEQNVGEGDPREIIYTASLNLAVENLASTLDYIRAYAKAQGGHMEQQTSNMIRIRVPAATFDEVLEKLAGIGELRDKNIGARDVTSQVRDIEIELKTATTSRDRLLTLLERAERTEDVIQIERELRRLNTQIDQVQGRLRYFKDQVSMSTITVVLNAKVPQQPTDPAMPFVWIDQLAFELINPSRTPPSTPDLGDGVRIELPNGFVRHYQEDYVTMALSSDGVGLKIIRHTNYDEADLDFWLGLVRTTLIDQMAIPVGEPVLDKLDGRWWGKSSTEIATLEGPKTVGAQPHRYLIGLVATDRYVYTAEAWGPDQALANHRDAITQAMMTLRVR
- a CDS encoding carboxymuconolactone decarboxylase family protein; this translates as MSSWNELSDPAKAQLESIAAELGLHQAPAVFWSLARVPSLLADHWANLRSTLIDDGPLEAKARASVAWAVSSMAPDPDLDAFLSERFQSTLTETERAEAAAVASICTTYNTLFKFRHMVEDEDFGKLRAGLRVKTFKETSLEPATVELISVAVSAINACQLCVGSHTKKARDLGLSPEQIDHAVKIAAVVGSLAQFARASASVDPVD
- a CDS encoding metallophosphoesterase family protein encodes the protein MATALISDIHGNLDALQAVLADIDGKGIETIVCLGDIIGYGPNPRECLDVVKERCLWALMGNHDFAALYEPTGFNATAEAAAFWTRQQLESEPDAGLRRARWEFLGNLSIRQEYEGALCVHASPRRPINEYIFPDDVITSPQKVQQIFDRIERRCFVGHTHVPGVFTDEPDFYPPSDLGGAYTFSDDEKCIINPGSVGQPRDRDPRASYAILEGDKVSFHRLEYDVNAVAAKIDAVPELHDFLGQRLLEGR
- a CDS encoding SDR family oxidoreductase; protein product: MGYDVKNSTAFVTGANRGIGKAIVESLIAHGASKVYAAVRDPASAKDLVDAHDGKVVAIETDLSKPETITAAAKAAADVTLVINNAGVLRVSDPLDPKAEENFQFEFDVNVLGLIRVAQAFAPTLKANAGGAFVQLNSVASVKNFAAFSTYSASKAASYSITQGLRDTLAEQNTHVLSVHPGPIATDMAETAGLPDGDPPSVVAEGIVAALKAGDFHLFPDTMAKQIFDAYRSFAQNVVEAQMTEA
- the ruvX gene encoding Holliday junction resolvase RuvX, yielding MRYLAIDPGARRTGLAVGDDETGIASPLEVIDTASEVERMRRVHSAIASEEPDALVLGLPFNMDGSEGPAAKRARAYAEVLSKATGLHVHLADERLTSAVADEQMARTGLTHKQKKQLRDALAAAALLRSFLAERLGD